In Mytilus edulis chromosome 13, xbMytEdul2.2, whole genome shotgun sequence, a single window of DNA contains:
- the LOC139501783 gene encoding rootletin-like isoform X43 — MEQEDLNGVKLEQNLKGEGDYGETPSKNLVQQNIELRRKLEEEHQSYKRKLQAYQDGQQRQAQLVQKLQAKVLQYKKKCEEIELQSQQDSYHKGLDSESRLRQEAENNMDHESALIKLEEEQQRSASLAHVNSMLREQLDQATAANQSLTNDIHKLTNDWQRAREELEGKEAEWREEEQSFNEYFSNEHGRLLSLWREVVAFRRSFGELKTATERDMSHLRSDVTKASRSMHSACLNLSANQRSSDTQLSVLLDREKQERMSLENQLRDKNREIGELQSRYDTHSAELNSKVNELTMLNEKLKIQAEEHNKTISNLQRNINNLETRLGEQRSYDLPETESSRQYREETDVIHEALRNIAEAVINDADELDAEGGRRSVSPSRNRSMSPTARARSPILRNRSKSPMARSRSPAFADATFSAVQAALNKRQLQVSELRAKLIASKDHNGQMRKNLDDVENERRRLEMQIINLKEDLDLSKRDKDDTSRERDRLRNSLNLTGNEKSQLEKVRYEMNEQVEGLQMENEKLQAANTELQRQRDNIEEDKEDVTKDKERQLKENDRCHRVIDQLEHKVSSIKEELVGTKEALNRALLDKEVLEQQKAEVSDALTKSEVQKSDLELEINRAKTEEAGLRDALHKMQQLNEGLGQDKIELNKMIIMLENEKASLQGEKSMLEQERCGIREELVRVEQEKMDLDTEKMGLNQTLELSEMTRQQLEEEITAIHREKGETTEQLNCVARHKQALAEELVSVRKEMERVNTNLKRIAIEKERLTQEKGELIVQVTDTERENRHQSEVISTLKADKDALESALYEVQEQARQLEVRKEQLEGENQELIIRKENLQSEINRLCKEKDADNEKFDFQREDLNRRLAQLERDMQMAITQEKQAHEDDVDRLSRERDNQRAEFESQREEMITQYNMEKEESNNKFDRMREELMEELAALQRDRDNSLMMAENDKQQTMSLLEQEKSTLGEKNNNLTMDLANANVEYERLKRDYYAKQEQDRTTINGLGSELKNFRSQFDETCMNHEKECKDLTNNIRELERQREGALREVAELKTQLKLVEENRDNIRRDLIEANRKIREGEETRDLMRKDIVELKRNINDEVREKDTISKTADELRNTVKRNEADKIELNRALQDNKQRCAVLDEQKANVQKEAGDLRASLREVEKARLEARRELQELRRQVKQLDGERNKLGKEVGDLQNRVARDEEKEEESRRTSFDLKQKVVETEASREALRKELANTQRKMGEVIEESRMKEKDYQMALEDSRRIERKMEDQRRNLEIQLENTGAENEELKLRLSGAEGRVNALEATLARLEGAKRDIEFKLSSIVSSLRRTIGFRQEMPRARSPVRSRSTSPRRSRPNSPAKGFENTYATTTEGRGSPIPRTGSPDRAGSPIRVSSRGVSPSRFEMAAVDVDPEAVRMALRDFVQQLANAERERDDALANTKSMGIQLQELEDEKGRVERRLEQLQKSLGDVEEDKRGIDGRLASAQTALMLQEETIRRNERERKIMQDKMNALERSLTSAETEKRQQLEKISKMKANEGRLDDDKRNLRQGLEDAENRCTKLELARRSLEGDLQRFKLLMNDKETENLVLTDRVETLNKQIQNLDSKAQSLQLTVDRLSLTLAKTEEDGIQQKDKVQSLNMSLSDNNAALNELQERIQQLQRALTSSEHDRRVLQERLDSTRQALNDAKKQNYDLLERVQTLQNDCSESEVRRAEVEGQLRQNHGVLVKRTETEQELNQIVQKLTQDKQNMQDHISNISRNLSTVETQKTEMERTYIRLEKDKSALRKTLDKVEREKLKTEEIANTSLMEKGSLDRSLARLDEDNCDLNKQVQQLQAQLAEAEQQHAQRLIDVTTRHRAETEMETERLRTAQMQAERMLETRERSNRTKIKGLEETVATLKDQLSTEMKKRQLYISRSARTGDEIRDIRSILDSSLSNVTRDQSLDPLIMETETRKLDESLEFRGSYRSQPRRRTSPNRTPMKYSDRLTSTPAMRRTQSPIALRKKLLK, encoded by the exons CTTGAACAGAACTTGAAGGGAGAAGGCGACTACGGTGAAACACCATCTAAAAATCTTGTCCAGCAGAACATCGAGTTACGGAGGAAACTAGAGGAGGAACATCAAAGTTATAAACGTAAACTCCAGGCATACCAAGACGGACAACAGAGACAAGCTCAACTTGTACAGAAACTTCAAGCCAAG GTTCTGCAGTACAAGAAAAAGTGTGAGGAAATCGAG TTACAATCTCAACAAGACTCCTATCATAAGGGTTTAGACAGTGAAAGTCGCCTCCGTCAGGAAGCAGAAAACAACATGGATCACGAATCAGCTTTGATCAAGTTAGAAGAGGAACAGCAGAG GAGTGCCAGCTTGGCCCATGTAAATTCTATGCTCAGAGAGCAGCTGGATCAAGCAACGGCAGCCAACCAGTCCCTCACTAATGATATCCACAAGCTGACCAACGATTGGCAGAGAGCTAGGGAAGAACTAGAAGGCAAGGAAGCAGAATGGAGAGAGGAGGAACAG TCATTTAATGAATACTTCAGCAATGAGCATGGACGCCTCCTCTCATTGTGGCGGGAAGTTGTAGCTTTCCGTCGCAGTTTCGGTGAGTTGAAGACAGCAACAGAACGTGACATGTCTCATCTTCGTTCTGATGTCACCAAGGCATCAAGGAGCATGCACTCTGCCTGTCTCAACCTGAGTGCCAACCAGAGAAGCTCAGATACACAACTTTCGGTTCTGCTGGATCGGGAAAAACAGGAAAGAATGTCTCTTGAGAACCAACTTAGAGATAAGAACAGGGAGATAGGAGAACTTCAGTCTCGCTATGATACTCATAGTGCTGAACTCAACTCCAA GGTCAATGAGTTGACAATGTTGAATGAGAAATTGAAGATTCAGGCTGAAGAACATAACAAAACCATCAGCAATCTTCAACGTAACATCAACAACTTGGAGACACGTCTTGGTGAACAGCGCAGTTATGATCTTCCCGAAACTGAATCTTCCCGTCAGTACCGTGAAGAAACAGATGTCATTCATGAGGCTCTTAGAAACATTGCTGAAGCTGTTATCAATGACGCTGATGAACTTGATGCTGAAGGAGGAAGACGATCAGTATCACCTTCAAGAAATAGGTCAATGTCACCAACTGCCAGGGCAAGGTCACCAATTCTAAGAAACAGATCCAAATCTCCCATGGCTAGGTCAAGGTCTCCTGCCTTTGCCGATGCTACTTTCTCCGCTGTCCAAGCAGCCTTAAACAAACGTCAACTCCAGGTATCAGAACTGAGAGCTAAGTTGATAGCCAGTAAGGATCATAATGGACAGATGAGAAAGAACCTGGATGATGTGGAAAATGAGAGACGTAGACTGGAAATGCAGATTATCAACCTGAAAGAGGATCTGGACTTATC GAAAAGAGACAAAGATGATACCTCTAGAGAGAGAGACAGGCTCAGGAATTCTCTAAACTTAACAGGAAATGAGAAGTCACAGCTAGAGAAAGTTCGTTATGAAATGAACGAACAAGTAGAAGGGCTTCAGATGGAGAACGAAAAACTCCAGGCTGCCAACACGGAACTACAGAGACAGAGGGACAACATTGAGGAGGACAAAGAGGACGTTACTAAAGACAAGGAGAGGCAACTTAAGGAGAATGATAGATG TCACAGAGTCATTGACCAGTTAGAACACAAAGTCAGCAGTATTAAGGAGGAGCTTGTTGGAACTAAAGAGGCTCTCAACAGGGCACTTTTGGACAAGGAGGTTCTTGAACAACAGAAGGCTGAAGTCA GTGATGCATTAACTAAATCTGAAGTTCAGAAGTCTGACCTTGAACTTGAAATAAACAGAGCCAAGACAGAAGAGGCTGGTCTTAGAGACGCCTTACACAAGATGCAACAACTGAATGAAGGTCTAGGTCAGGACAAGATTGAACTTAACAAGATGATTATTATG CTAGAGAATGAGAAGGCCTCACTACAGGGAGAGAAATCCATGTTAGAACAGGAGAGATGTGGAATCAGAGAAGAATTGGTCCGTGTAGAGCAGGAGAAGATGGATCTTGATACAGAGAAAATGG GACTGAACCAGACATTAGAACTGAGTGAGATGACAAGACAACAATTAGAAGAAGAAATCACTGCTATACATAGAGAAAAAGGAGAAACTACAGAACAACTCAACTGT GTTGCAAGACATAAACAAGCATTGGCTGAAGAATTGGTGTCTGTCAGGAAAGAAATGGAGAGGGTTAATACCAACCTCAAACGTATTGCTATTGAGAAGGAGAGACTCACACAAGAGAAGGGTGAACTGATTGTTCAGGTCACTGACACTGAGAGGGAAAATCGTCACCAGAGTGAAGTTATCTCCACTTTAAAGGCAGATAAGGATGCCCTTGAAAGTGCCCTTTATGAAGTCCAGGAACAAGCTCGCCAATTGGAGGTCCGCAAGGAACAGTTGGAGGGAGAAAACCAAGAGTTGATCATCAGGAAAGAAAACCTACAAT CTGAAATCAACCGTCTTTGTAAGGAGAAGGATGCTGACAATGAGAAGTTTGACTTCCAGAGAGAGGACCTGAACCGTCGTCTGGCTCAACTGGAGCGTGACATGCAGATGGCAATCACACAGGAGAAACAGGCTCATGAAGATGATGTTGATCGTCTCAGCAGAGAAAGA GATAACCAGAGAGCTGAGTTTGAGTCTCAGAGAGAAGAGATGATCACACAGTATAACATGGAGAAAGAAGAGTCTAACAATAAGTTTGATAGAATGAGAGAGGAACTCATGGAGGAACTTGCTGCTTTACAGAGAGACAGGGATAACTCTCTTATGATGGCtgaaaatgacaaacaacag aCAATGTCATTATTGGAACAAGAGAAGAGTACTCTTGGAGAGAAGAATAACAATCTGACCATGGATCTGGCCAATGCTAATGTGGAGTATGAGAGACTAAAACGGGATTACTATGCCAAACAAGAACAAGATAGGACTACCATTAACGGTCTCGGCAGTGAATTGAAGAATTTCCGTAGCCAGTTTGATGAAACTTG CATGAACCATGAAAAGGAATGCAAGGATCTAACAAACAATATTAGAGAGCTGGAAAGACAGAGAGAAGGAGCACTTAGAGAGGTGGCTGAACTCAAAACTCAACTCAAACTTGTCGAGGAGAATCGTGACAATATTCGTAGAGATCTTATCGAGGCTAATCGTAAAATCAGAGAGGGAGAAGAAACTAGAGATCTCATGAGAAAAGACATTGTTGAACTTAAACGCAATATAAACGATGAAGTGAGAGAGAAGGACACCATTAGTAAGACAGCTGACGAACTCAGAAATACAGTGAAGAGGAACGAGGCTGACAAGATTGAACTGAACAGAGCATTACAGGACAATAAACAAAGATGTGCAG TATTGGATGAGCAGAAGGCGAATGTTCAGAAAGAGGCAGGTGACTTAAGAGCCAGTCTACGTGAAGTTGAGAAAGCTCGTCTTGAGGCACGTCGTGAGTTGCAAGAGCTACGTCGTCAAGTGAAACAATTAGACGGAGAGAGGAACAAGCTAGGAAAGGAAGTGGGAGACCTGCAGAACAGGGTGGCTAGGGATGAAGAAAAAGAGGAAGAGTCCAGGAGAACTTCATTCGATCTCAAACAAAAG GTGGTTGAGACAGAAGCCAGCCGTGAAGCCCTCAGAAAGGAACTTGCAAACACCCAGCGTAAGATGGGTGAAGTTATTGAGGAGAGCAGAATGAAAGAGAAAGATTACCAGATGGCACTTGAAGACAGCCGCAGAATTGAAAGGAAAATGGAGGACCAAAGGCGTAACTTGGAAATCCAACTTGAAAATACAGGTGCTGAGAATGAAGAATTGAAATTGAGGTTGAGTGGAGCCGAAGGACGAGTCAATGCCCTTGAAGCAACCCTTGCCAGACTAGAGGGTGCTAAACGTGACATCGAATTCAAACTTAGTAGCATTGTGTCAAGTTTGAGAAGGACCATTGGATTCAGACAAGAAATGCCAAGAGCCCGCAGTCCAGTTAGGTCCCGATCCACCAGCCCAAGGCGGTCCAGACCAAACTCTCCAGCTAAAG GATTTGAGAATACATATGCCACCACTACTGAAGGTAGAGGTAGTCCTATTCCAAGAACTGGGTCACCTGATAGAGCAGGAAGTCCAATCAGAGTGTCATCACGTGGAGTGTCACCTTCCAGATTTGAAATGGCAGCTGTTGATGTAGACCCAGAGGCTGTCAGAATGGCTCTCCGTGACTTTGTACAACAGTTGGCAAATGCTGAGAGAGAAAGG GATGATGCTCTCGCCAACACAAAGAGTATGGGAATACAACTTCAGGAATTAGAAGATGAGAAGGGCAGAGTAGAGAGACGTTTAGAACAATTACAGAAATCTCTTGGAGATGTAGAGGAAG ACAAACGTGGTATTGATGGACGTCTTGCAAGTGCCCAGACCGCCTTGATGCTCCAAGAGGAGACAATTCGTCGCAATGAAAGGGAACGCAAGATTATGCAAGATAAAATGAATGCTTTAGAGCGCAGCCTGACCTCTGCAGAGACAGAGAAACGCCAACAGTTGGAGAAGATAAGTAAGATGAAGGCTAACGAGGGCAGACTGGATGATGATAAACGTAACTTAAGACAGGGTCTTGAAGATGCTGAGAACAGATGTACTAAACTAGAACTAGCTCGTAGATCTCTAGAGGGTGACTTACAGAGGTTCAAACTGTTGATGAACGATAAAGAAACAGAAAATCTG gTCCTGACAGACAGAGTAGAAACTCTGAACAAACAGATACAAAACCTTGACAGCAAAGCCCAGTCCTTACAGTTAACTGTAGACAGATTGTCTCTTACCTTGGCTAAAACTGAAGAGGATGGTATTCAACAGAAAGACAAG GTACAGTCATTGAACATGTCCTTATCAGACAACAATGCTGCCCTTAATGAGTTACAGGAACGTATCCAACAGTTACAGAGGGCACTCACCAGCAGTGAACATGATCGTAGGGTACTGCAAGAAAGATTAGATTCCACTAG ACAAGCTTTGAATGATGCCAAGAAACAAAATTACGACCTCCTAGAACGTGTACAGACATTACAGAATGACTGTTCTGAAAGTGAAGTCAGAAGGGCAGAGGTTGAAGGTCAACTCCGTCAGAATCATGGT GTGCttgttaagagaacagaaactgaACAAGAACTGAACCAGATTGTACAGAAACTAACCCAGGATAAACAGAACATGCAGGACCATATCTCAAATATATCTCGTAATCTGTCCACTGTTGAGACACAGAAAACAGAGATGGAGAGAACATACATCAGACTGGAGAAAGATAAATCTGCTCTCAGGAAAACTTTAGATAAG GTTGAACGTGAAAAACTGAAGACAGAAGAGATCGCTAACACTTCACTGATGGAAAAGGGATCCTTAGATAGATCATTGGCTCGTCTGGACGAAGATAACTGTGATCTCAATAAACAAGTACAACAGCTCCAGGCACAGTTAGCAGAGGCTGAGCAACAACATGCTCAGAG GTTGATTGATGTAACCACAAGACATAGAGCTGAAACAGAGATGGAGACAGAGAGACTCCGAACTGCTCAGATGCAAGCTGAAAGAATGCTTGAAACAAGAGAGAGATCAAATAGAACTAAAATCAAGGGTCTTGAAGAAACA GTTGCCACATTGAAAGACCAACTGTCAACTGAAATGAAGAAACGTCAGCTTTATATTTCCCGTAGTGCCCGTACCGGTGATGAAATCCGTGATATCCGATCCATACTGGACTCTTCATTATCAAACGTAACAAGGGACCAGTCTCTTGATCCGCTCATCATGGAGACAGAAACCAGGAAACTAGACGAATCCTTGGAATTCCGTGGAAGTTACAGATCACAACCAAGACGAAGAACAAGTCCAAATCGTACACCAATGAAATATTCTGATAGGTTGACATCAACACCTGCAATGCGTCGAACCCAGAGCCCCATAGCACTGCGtaaaaaactattgaaataa